The Pimelobacter simplex genomic sequence CCCAGCGGTAGGCCGCCAGGTAGTGGTGGGACGGCGCGAGGTCGGGGTCGTGGTAGATCGCGACCGGGTTCTCGCCGAAGCCGCGGGGCGGCTGGATCATCAGCACGACATTGCCCGCCTGGAGCGTGGCGAGCACGATCTCGCCGCTGTCGTTGACGAACAGCGTGCCGGGCGACTCGCCCCACGCCTCGACCATGTCGCCGCGCAGGTCGGCCGGGAGGTCGGCGGTCCACGCGTCGTAGTCGGCCTTGCTGATCCGCACGTGCGCGTCGGTGAGCTGGACCTGGGTCAGCCACTCCTCGTCCTGGCCGCCGGCCGCGATGAGGGCGTGGATCAGGGTGTCGCCGGCGACCGTGTCGTCGTCCAGGTCGAGGACGCCGAAGCCGTCGCCCACGTCGTACCCGGCGTCGCGCAGCCGGCGCAGCATCCGCACCGCGGAGACCGGGGTGTCGAGGCCGACGGCGTTGCCGATCCGGGAGTGCTTGGTCGGGTAGGCGCTGAGCATCAGCGCGATCCGCTTCTCGGCGTTGGGGACCCGGCGCAGCCGGGCGTAGCCGACCGCGAGACCCGCCACCCGCGCCGCGCGCTCGGGGTCGGCGACATAGGACGGCAGCCCGGCGTCGTCCAGCTCCTTGAACGAGAACGGCGCGGTGCTGATCCGGCCGTCGAACTCGGGGATCGCGACCTGGTTGGCGTAGTCGAGCGGCGAGACGCCGTCGTCCGAGGCCTCCCACTCGGCGCGGCTGCTCGTCAGGCACAGACCCTGCAGCACGGGGATGTCGAGCGCGGCGACCCGCTCCACGTCCCAGGTCTCGTCGTCGCCACCGGCGCTCGCACCGGCCGGGACGCTGCCGCCGGCCGCGAGGACCGTGACGACCAGCGCGTCGAGCTCGCCGAGCGCGTCGAACAGCGCGTCGGGCGCCGCCCGCAGCGAGCCCGCGAACACGGGCACGCCGACGGCCTCACCGGTCGCGTCGATCGCGTCGCACAGAGCGTGGACGAAGGCGGTGTTCCCGCTCGCCTGGTGCGCGCGGTAGAACAGCACGCCGACCTTGGCGAGGTCGGCCGCGGCGGGCGCGGCCGGCCGCTCGACCAGGCCCCACGCCGGGATCACCTCCGGCGGCTCGAAGCCCTCACCGGTCAGCAGCACCGTGTCGGACAGGAAGGCGTGCAGCTGCGCGAGGTTCCGCGGGCCGCCCTCGGCCAGGTACCGGTGCGCCTCGGCCGCGAGACCGACCGGCACGGTCGAGGTCTCCATCAGCTCGGCGCTCGGCGTCTGCTCGCCGCCGAGCACCACGAGCGGACGTCCGGTGGCCCGCAGCGCGGCCAGCTCGCCGTCGTACTGCTGGGGGGAGCCGAGAAGCCGGATCACGACCAGGTCGCTGTCCTCGGCCAGCGCGACGAGCCCGTCGAGGCCCGACCGGCTCGGGTTGGCCCACCGGTAGTCGGTGCCGCTGGCCCGTGCGGAGAGCAGGTCGGTGTCGGACGTGGACAGCAGTGCGATGCGCGCCATGACGCTCAAAGCCTCCTCGGGGTTCTCGCCCCTCATCGGTAGGTGTGTCCGTGACCAGTGTCTGGCTGCCCGGCGGCGCCCTCGCGGGGGCCGTCGGGGTCACAGTGGCGGAACCGCCCCGGTCTCACACCGGGTTCCTGGGCCACGGACCTGTGGGGGCTCAGCCTACGGTGGTCCCGTGACTTCCCCGCAGGCGCCCGGCATCCAAGTGGCCGTGCACGGCCACCCCAACCTGGACACCCTCCTGCTGTGGCACCCCGCGGTCCGCACCGACGCCGAGGCCGTCGGCGCGCTGGCCAGCCGGATCGCGACGCGCGGCGGGGTCCGGGTCGTCGTACCGACCTGGGAGGACGGGCGCGACCTGCTGCGCTCGGTGCGCTACGCCCGCGGGTCGGCGGTGCACCCTCCGGACCAGCTCTCCGTCGTCGGGTACGGCGCCGCCGGGATCGCCGCGCTGAGCCTGGCCCAGCACCAGCGGCGCCTCGGCATCGGCCTGCGCCGCGTCACCTGCGTCGACGGCGCGGCCGACCTGGTGGACCCGATCAGCGGGCAGCCGCTCGGCGTACCGGCGGCCCGGCCCGACCGGGTCGCGACCGAGGTCGACGTCGTCGTCCCCGCGGTGGGCGGGGACTGGGCCGAGACGACCGTGACGGCGTGGCAGGGTGCGGGATGGGCCGCCACGCTCGTCCCGGCCGATCAGTTCACCTGGCGGGTGAGCCCCTCCCAGTAGGGCGCGCGGAGCTTGAACTTCTGGAGCTTGCCGGTCGCCGTGCGGGCCAGCTCGTCGCGGAACTCCACCGACGTCGGCGCCTTGTAGCCGGCCAGCCGGTCCTTGCACCAGCGGATCAGCTCGGCCTCCATCTCGGGGCCGGCGGTGGCGTCGGCGGAGAGCACGACGAGCGCCTTGATGGTCTCGCCCCACTTCTCGCTCGGGACGCCGATGACGGCGACCTCGGCGACGGCCGGGTGCGAGAAGAGCGTGTCCTCGACCTCGATCGAGGTGACGTTCTCGCCGCCGGTGATGATGACGTCCTTCTTGCGGTCGGCGATGGTGAGGTAGCCGTCGTCGCCGACGAAGCCGCCGTCGCCGGTGTGGAACCAGCCGTCCTTGAGCGCGGCGGCCGACTCCTCGGGCTGCTCCCAGTAGCCCTCGAGGATCACGTTGGAGCGGGCCAGCACCTCGCCGGCGCCCTCCTCGGACTCGTCGATCGCCAGCCGTACGCCGAGCGCCGGCGCGCCCGCCCGGGTCAGCCGGGTGGCGCGCTCCTCGGCGGACAGGTCGTCCCACTCGGCCCGGGTGCGGTTGATGGTGAGGAGCGGGGAGGTCTCGGTGAGGCCGTAGATCTGGATGAACTCCCAGCCCAGCTCCTCCTGGACCCGGATGACGGTCTTGGTCGGCGGCGGGGCGCCGGCCATGATGATCCGCACCTTGTCGCGCCCGGGGATCTCGCCCTCCCAGGTCTGCGCGGCCTCCAGGACGGCGGCCGCGACCGCCGGCGCCGCGCACATCACGGTCACGCCGTGGTCGCGGACCCGGCGCAGGATCTCGGCGCCGTCGACCTTGCGCAGGATGACGTGCCGGGCGCCGACGCCGGTCATGGCGAAGGGCATCCCCCACCCGTTGGCGTGGAACTGCGGGAGCGTGTGGAGGTAGACGTCGCGGTCGCTGATCCCCGCGTGCAGGCCGAAGGTCAGCGCGTTGACCCAGATGTTGCGGTGGGTGATCTGGACGCCCTTGGGCCGCGCGGTCGTGCCGGAGGTGTAGTTGATCGTCGCCGTCGCGCCCTCGTCGTAGGCCCACGGGCGCGGCTCGGTGCCCGGGGCGGCGTAGAGCGCGTCGTCGTCACCGAGGACGTACTTCTGCTCGCAGGTGACCCCGGCGAGCGACTCCTCGAGCTCGGGGTCGACGTAGAGGACGCGGGCACCGGAGTGCTCGACGATGTACTGCACCTCGTCGGGACTGAGCCGGAAGTTGACCGGCACCAGCACCCGGCCCCACCCGCTGACGCCGAAGAACGACGTGAGCAGCCGGCTGCTGTTGTGGCTGACGACCGCGACCCGGTCGCCCACCCCGATCCCGAGCTCGTCGAGCCGGGCGGCCTGGCGGCGCGCGAGCGCACCGATCTCGGCGTAGGTCAGCTCGCCCTGGCTCGGCGCGGGCTGGGTCGGCTCGTCGACGACGCCCACCCGCTCGCCGTACACCTGGACGGCGCGGTCGAGGAAGTCGTTGACGCTGAAGGGGACGAACACGCGGGGGCCTCCCAGGGTGTGACACGGGTACGACACGGGTGTGACACGGACCACCCTAGGCCCGCAGGCCAGGCGTCCGCTCCCTCCCAAAGGATGCATTCAGGCAGATGAGAGTCCTCTCATCCGGCTCTCACCGGCGGCCCACGGTGGGGCAGGATGATCGACGTCATGGGACGGGTCGGGAAGGTGCTGCTGCCGCTCGCGCTGCTGCTCGTGCTCGTCGCCTTCGCGGCGGGCGCGGTGGTCGCCGCGGGCGCGGACGACGAGCCGCCGGCCCGGCCGCCCGTCGACCTGCCGACGGCACCGGCCCCGACCACCCCGACCACGCCCGGCACGCCGACGCGGCCGACCGGCCCGGCCGCGCCCCGGACCACCGACGAGGTGATCCGGCCGCAGCCGGACCTCGACGACGATGACGATGACGATGACGACCACGGCGACGACGACCGCCGGGACGACGACCGGCGAGGCGGCCGGGACGACCGCGACGACCGCGACGACCGCGATGACGACTGAGCCCCGCCGCGGGGTCTCCGTCCGGACCCGGATCACCGCCGCGGTCGCCCTCCTCGTCACGGTCGCGCTCGCCGGCGCGGGGCTGATCGTCTACTTCGTCGAGAGCCGCTCGCTCACCGAGTCCACCCAGCGCGAGGTCGAGCAGGAGCTCGACGAGTTCGTCGCCCTGCAGAAGACCGGCGACTTCACCTCCGTGCGCGCGCTGCTCGTGGGCTTCCTGGAACGCAACGTCCCCGACGAGGACGAGCTCCTCGTCGGCTGGGTCGGCGACGGCCGGATCGTGCACTTCCCCAAGGATCGCCTCGTGCGCGACCAGCGGTTCCTCGCCGCGGCCGCTCCCCTGGTCACCGACGGCGGTACGGCGTACCTCGACACCGACCGCGGCGAGGTCCGGATCACCAGCCAGCCGGTCACCCAGGGCGACCAGCGCGGGGCGCTGCTCGTCGTGACCTTCCTCGACGAGGAGCGCGGCGAGCTGCTGCGCACGATGCGGACGTACGCCCTGGTCGCGGTCATCGCCGCCGTCCTCGTCACCGCGACCGCGGCGTGGCAGTCGGGCCGGCTGCTGCGCCCGCTGCGCAGCCTGCGCACGGCCACCGAGAGCACCAGCGCCACCGACCTGTCCCGGCGGCTGCCCGAGCGCGGCAATGACGACATCACCGCGCTCACCCGGACCGTCAACGGCATGCTCGACCGGCTCGAGCACGCGTTCGCGGGGCAGCGGCAGTTCCTCGACGACGCCGGGCACGAGCTGCGCACGCCGCTGACGATCCTGCGCGGGCACCTCGAGCTGCTCGACCCGCACGACCCGGTCGAGGTCACCGAGACTCGCGCACTGCTGCTCGACGAGGTGGACCGGATGGCGCGCCTGGTGGGCGAGCTGATCCTGCTCGCCAAGAGCGACCGGCCCGACTTCCTCTCCCCCGCGACCACCGACATCGCCGGCCTGCTCGCCGCCGTGGTCACCAAGGCCCGCGCCCTCGGCGAGCGCGACTGGGTGCTCGCCCTCGGCGACGACCTCCCGGCGGACCTGGTCCTCGACGCCCAGCGGATCACCCAGGCACTGCTCGCCCTGGCCGACAACGCGGTCAAGCACACCGGCCCCGGCACCCGGATCGAGATCGGCGCCGGCCTCGGCAGCGGCGGCACCGGGACCACGCTGCGCTGCTGGGTGCACGACGCCGGGCCCGGGGTCGCCCCGGCGGACCGGGAGCGGATCTTCCAGCGGTTCGGCCGGGCTGCCGTACCGGAGGGGGACGAGGGGTTCGGCCTCGGGCTGTCCATCGTCGCCGCGATCGCCGAGGCCCACGGCGGCCGGGCGTACGCCGACCCGGCGCCGGGCGCCGGCGCCCGCTTCGTGGTCGAGGTTCCGGCCGTCCGCCCCGACCCGACCGACACCGAGGAGCTCTCGTGGCCCGCATCCTGATCGTCGAGGACGAGGAGCGGATCGCCTCGTTCGTCGCCAAGGGCCTGCGCGCCGAGGGCCACCAGACGACCGTCGCCGGCGACGGCCTGACCGGGCTCGACCACGCGCTCTCCGGCGACTTCGACCTGCTGGTGCTCGACATCGGCCTGCCCCGCCTCGACGGCTTCGCAGTCCTCGACCAGCTGCGCGCCCAGGGCTCGCGGATGCCCGTCATCGTGCTCACCGCCCGGGACTCGGTCACCGACACGGTCACCGCGCTCGAGGGCGGTGCGGACGACTACATGCCCAAGCCGTTCCGGTTCGCCGAGCTCAACGCCCGGGTCAAGCTGCGGCTGCGCCGCCTGGCCCCGGCCGACGGCGCGGCCGACGTCCTCGACCACCTCAGCGCCGGCCGCGTCCACCTCGACCTGCGCACCCGCCGGGCCACGGTGGCCGGGCGCGAGGTCGAGCTGTCCGCGCGGGAGTTCGCGCTCGCCGAGATCTTCCTGCGCCATGCCGGCCAGGTGCTGTCCCGCGAGCAGCTCCTCGACCACGTCTGGGGGCTGGACTTCGACCCGGGCTCCAACGTGGTCGACGTGTACGTCGGCTACCTGCGCCGCAAGCTGGGCGCCGACACGATCACGACCGTGCGCGGCATGGGCTACCGGCTCGACCGCTAGCTCTTCCAGCTCAGCCGCGGCGCCGGCAGCGCGGCCAGCTCGGGCTCGAGCGCCTCGGCGACCTCGCGCGGCGCGGGCCGGTCGGCCGGGTCGGGCTCCAGCATCGCGTGGACGACCTTCGCCACCGCCGCCGGTACGTCCTCGGGCAGCTCGGCCGGCGCGTCGAGCAGCTGCGGGAAGCGGGCCGCGGGCTCCACGGCGTCCGGGTCGCCCTCGCGGAAGGCGCGGACGCCGGCCACCGCGTGGAACAGCGTGGTGCCCAGTCCCCAGACGTCGCTGGCGTAGCCCGGCACGCCGTACGCCGTCCCGGGCGCGGCCTGCTCGGGCGCGAGGTAGGCGTCGGTCCCGATCGGCGTGGTCAGCGCCGCCGCCTCGGCATCCGGGCGCGCCACGGACAGGTCGATCATCCGCGCCGGGTCGCCCATGATCACGTTGCTCGGCTTGATGTCGAGGTGGCACACGTCCGCATGCCGGAAGAAGTGCAGCGCCGAGGCGAGGTCGATCGCCAGCGGGAGGTACTGCTGCGGCGAGAGCCGCCGGTGCCGCCGGATCAACCGGGTCAGGCTGGGCCCCTCGACGTGCTCCAGGACCAGGTGCGGACGCGGCCCCTCGGCGTCGTGGCGCAGGCCGCGGACGACCACCGGGTGGTGCGCGACGTCGAGCGCGGTCGCCTCGCGCACGAGGGCGCGGACCGTGCGCTCGTCGTCGGCCTCGGCGGGCCGGACGACCTTGACCACGACGGGACCGTAGGTGATCTCGTCGAACGCGAGGTACGCCTCGTAGGCGGAGCCACCCCCGAGCAGCCGCTGCGCGGTCAGCTCGGGGGTGATCGCGTCACCCTCGGCGAAGTGCCAGGAGGACAGCTCCACGGTGCTCACCCGCGGGTGTTGTGCCGGCTGCGGTCGTTGGTGTGGTTGCGCGACCAGTCGCGGACCTTGGGGCCGGGGCCGTCCTGGGTCCAGTCGCGGACGGCACGGCCCGAGCGGCTGTCGTCGCGACCGCTGCGCGCGCCGGTCCGGGTGTTGTCGCGGCTGTTGCCGGTCCGGGTGACCCGGGTGTTGGTCCGGGTCTGGGCCTTCGTGCCGGTGTGGGTGTCGGCCACCTGGCGGGCGCGGAGGGCGTCGGCCGGGTCGTCGTCATCGTCCTCGACGACGAGCACGACGTCCGGGGTGTCCTCCTCGCGCTTGACGGCGAGGTCGCCGTCCGAGCCGCTGCCCGCGTCGGCGGGCCAGGCGAGCAGGCTCACGGTCAGGCCGGAGGCCATCAGGCCGACCAGTCCGGTCGCGACGGCGGCGATGGGCTTCTTCTTCATGGGTGCTCCTCGGTCCGGGGGGACGTCGACCCTGCGTCGACGTCCCTCACCTTTCCGAGCGGCCGTGAGGTCACCATGAGCCGACCATGAGAGGGCTCTCATGGTCGGCGTCGTGCCGGTGCGCTCAGCCGTGCTTGATCTTCGGCGACATCTTGCCGGGGCCGAAGCCGGCGCCCATGCCCCCGCGCAGGGCGTCGTCGCTGTAGCTGTAGTCGTCGTCGCTGAAGATGTCCATCGTCGTCACGTCGAGGCTGAACCGGACCCAGCGCGGGTTGCCCAGGCAGGAACGCGGGATCTTCGTGGTCATCACCGTGCGGCCCTTGTCGAAGGTGCGCTTCAGCCCGGGGCAGCGGACCGTGGGGTCCTTGCGCTTCGAGCTGAAGTCGAGGAGCTCGACGCTGTTGCCGAGCATCGGCATCCGCATCGACATGAGCAGGAACCGCTTGTTCGGCGTGCGGATCAGCGAGTTCACCATGAGCGCGCCCTTCATCGCGGTCCGGGTGCGGACCTTGATGGTGAGGTGACGGCCCCGGTGGTTCGCGACCACGCGCGTGACGTCGATGTCGGTGCGATCGGGCACGGGCGTCAGCTCGCCGACCTCCCCCATCGTCTCCCGGACGACATCGCCCACGGCGTCGTCGTGGGTCCACCGCTCGGCCTGGGCGGGCGCGGCGAGCGCGGCGGTCGTGCCGACCAGCGCGAGGGACAAGGACAGGGTGGCGACGGTACGCCGGACGGTGCTGAGCATGGGGATACCTTGGCAGAGGCTCACCATTCTCGGGACAGGACCCGGCAGATGACGCGTGTCCCGAGGCTCCGCAGGCTCACGAGGACCGCGCGCGCCGGTGCCGCCGTACGGCGTCGCGGTTGGCGCAGGCGTGCGAGCAGTACCGCTGGCGCCCCGGCCGGCTGTGGTCGGCGAACGCCCGCCCGCACTCGTCGAGGGCGCAGCGCCCGAGCCGGTGCATGCCGTGCGCGGTGAGGTGGTCGGCCGCGGCGACCGCGCTCGACGCGGCCAGGATCTCGCCCAGGCTGGCGTCGTCCGGGCGGTGGTGGACGTGCCAGCCGCTGCCGTCGTGGTCGGTCACCGTGGGCGGCCCGGCGTACCGCGCGAGCAGCTCGTTGAGGACGACGACCCGCGCCGCCTCGTCCACGGCGTCGACCATCCGGGCCCACGCCGCCAGGCACGCGCCGACCACGGCGAGGTCGCTCTCCCGCGGCCGGCTCTCCAGCGGCATGCCCGCCGCGACCCAGCGCGCCGCGACCTCGTCGGCGTCCGCCGGCGGCTCGTTGAGCAGGCCGATCATCACGTCCAGCAGCGGGCGTGCGTAAGGCTTTACAAGCACAAGGGCATTACACCACGCTCCGAGCCATGGCCCCCACCCCACCGCGTCCCCCCGGTTGGCAGCCGCTGGTCGCCTGCTGCCTGAGCACCTTCCTCCTGCTCCTCTACACGTCCGTGGTCACGGTGGCGCTGCCCAGCATCGGCGCGGACCTCGGCGCCGGCTTCGCGGCCCAGCAGTGGGTGGTCGACGGCTACACCGTCGCGCTGGCCGGCCTCCTGCTCGGCGCCGGAGCCCTGAGCGACGCCGCCGGGAGCCGCCGGGTGCACCTGGCCGGCCTGGCCGGGTTCACCGCGGCGACGCTCGCCTGCGCCCTGGCCGGATCGCCCGGCTGGCTCGTCGCGGCCACCGCCGCGCAGGGCGTGGCAGGTGCGGCCCTGTTCGCGACGATCCTGCCGCTCATCGCCCAGACCTACACCGAGCCACGGCGCCGGGCGAGCGCCTTCGGGATCTGGGGCGCCGTGGCCGGCGGCGCCTCCGCGGTCGGCACCGTGGGCGGCGGCCTCCTCACGGCGTACGCCGGCTGGCGGTGGCTCTTCGGGGCCGGACTCCCCCTGTGCGCGCTCGCCCTCGTCCTGGCCCACCGCTCGCTCCCCCGGACACCTCAGGCGACGGCGCGGCCCCCGGCGGACCGGCGCGGCATCGCCCTGATCACCGTCGCGATCACCGCGGCCGCCACGGCCGTGATCGGCGGCGGGTCCTGGTGGGCCGCCGCCGTCGCCGCGCTCGCCCTGGCCGGCTTCGTGCACACCGAGCGGCGCTGCCCCCACCCCGTGCTCCCGCTCGGCCTGCTCACCTCGCCCCGGTACGCCGCGGTGCTCCTGACCGCCTTCGGCTACTACTTCGCCGCGTTCGGCGCGCTGCCCGCCCTGGCCACCTGGCTCCAGACCGACCTGCACCTGGGCCCGCTGACCACCTCGCTGGTCCTCGTCGCCCAGCTGCTCGTGTTCATCGCCGTCTCCGGCCTGCTCACCCGGCACCTGCACGCCCTCGCCCCCACCTGGACGCTCGGCGCCGGCACGATCCTGGTCGGCCTCGGCGCCCTCGCCGGGACCGCGCTGGCCCTCGGCCCGGCCTGGCCGGCCCTGGCGCCCTTCCTGGTCCTGACCGGCTTCGGCGCCGGCCTGGTCTCCCCCGCGCTCCCGGCACTGGCGATCGCCGCCGCCCCCGCGCACCGGGCCGGGGTCGCGAGCAGCGCCGCGAACGCCGTACGCCAGCTCGGGCTGGCGCTCGGCATCGCCGCCTGCGGGACGATCGCCGCGACCTCGGGCGGCGCGGTCACCCGCGCCGGGCTCTCCGCCGCCCTCGCCGCATGCGCCCTGACGGCGCTCGGGACCGGGGTCCTCGCGGCGGTGCTGCTGAGGGGTGGTGGGCGCAACAGGGATCGAACCTGTGACCGCCTCGTTGTAAGCGAGGAGCTCTACCGCTGAGCTATGCGCCCCAGAAGCCGGGACAGCGTACCGAAGCCTGCTCCGGGCACCGAAACGAGGCGCACTCAGGAGAAAGCGTCAAAAATGAGCCGAACCGCTGGCGTCTCGGGTCACCAGCGGTTCGACAACAGGAACATTACCGGCCACCCCCGGCCCGTCCAACCGTTCCCGGGGATTTGGGCCAAAAATGATCCGAAAGAACTAGACGACCTACCCGACCGGCCTATCCCGCGGCCGCGCGGAGCGCCTCGAGGAGCTCGTCGGCGCTGCGTGCGGCGGGCTTGGGGTGGTGCACGGCCCAGCTGAGCCGCCCCGCCTTGTCAACGACGTACGACGACCGCTCGGCCGACCCGCCCCGCTCGTCGAAGACCCCGTAGGCCCGGGCCACCTCGCCGTGCGGCCAGAAGTCGCTGAGCAGCGGGAAGTTGAGCCCGTCGGCGTCGCTGAACGCCCGCAGCGCGTAGACCGGGTCGCAGGAGATCGCGAGCACCTCGGTGTCGAAGGTGAGGAACTCGTCGAGGCGGGTCCGGAAGGCGTTCATCTCACCGGTGCACACGCCGCTGAACGCGAACGGGTAGAAGACCAGGGCGACCGCCTTGACCCCCCGGTACGACGACAGCGTGGTGTCCTGCCCGAACTGGTCGCGCAGGGTGAAGTCGGGGGCCGGGCCGCCGAGCTCGATGCCCAGCGCGCTGGTGGCCGGTCCTGCCGCGTCGGGCCTCACTCGGCAGGCTCGATCGCGGCGAGCTCGCGCTTGAGGACCTTGCCGGTCGCGTTGCGGGGCAGCTCGTCGAGGAACACGATCTCGCGCGGCACCTTGTAGCGGGCCAGGTTCTGCTTCACCAGGTCCTTCAGCTCGTCGGCGGAGACCGGGTCGGCGTCGGGCACGCGGACCACGAAGGCGCGCAGGCGCTTGCCGAAGTCGGGGTCGTCGACCCCGATCGCGGCGACCTCGGCGACCCGCTCGTGACCGGCCAGGCAGTCCTCGACCTCCTTGGGGAAGACGTTCTCGCCGCCGGAGACGATCATCTCGTCGTCGCGGCCCTCGACGTAGAGGCGGCCCTCGGCGTCGAAGCGGCCCACGTCGCCCGAGGACATCAGGCCGTCGACCATCTCCTTGCCGCCTCCGCCGGTGTAGCCCTCGATCTGGAGGCTGTTGCCGACGAA encodes the following:
- a CDS encoding AMP-binding protein yields the protein MFVPFSVNDFLDRAVQVYGERVGVVDEPTQPAPSQGELTYAEIGALARRQAARLDELGIGVGDRVAVVSHNSSRLLTSFFGVSGWGRVLVPVNFRLSPDEVQYIVEHSGARVLYVDPELEESLAGVTCEQKYVLGDDDALYAAPGTEPRPWAYDEGATATINYTSGTTARPKGVQITHRNIWVNALTFGLHAGISDRDVYLHTLPQFHANGWGMPFAMTGVGARHVILRKVDGAEILRRVRDHGVTVMCAAPAVAAAVLEAAQTWEGEIPGRDKVRIIMAGAPPPTKTVIRVQEELGWEFIQIYGLTETSPLLTINRTRAEWDDLSAEERATRLTRAGAPALGVRLAIDESEEGAGEVLARSNVILEGYWEQPEESAAALKDGWFHTGDGGFVGDDGYLTIADRKKDVIITGGENVTSIEVEDTLFSHPAVAEVAVIGVPSEKWGETIKALVVLSADATAGPEMEAELIRWCKDRLAGYKAPTSVEFRDELARTATGKLQKFKLRAPYWEGLTRQVN
- a CDS encoding sensor histidine kinase — its product is MTMTTTATTTAGTTTGEAAGTTATTATTAMTTEPRRGVSVRTRITAAVALLVTVALAGAGLIVYFVESRSLTESTQREVEQELDEFVALQKTGDFTSVRALLVGFLERNVPDEDELLVGWVGDGRIVHFPKDRLVRDQRFLAAAAPLVTDGGTAYLDTDRGEVRITSQPVTQGDQRGALLVVTFLDEERGELLRTMRTYALVAVIAAVLVTATAAWQSGRLLRPLRSLRTATESTSATDLSRRLPERGNDDITALTRTVNGMLDRLEHAFAGQRQFLDDAGHELRTPLTILRGHLELLDPHDPVEVTETRALLLDEVDRMARLVGELILLAKSDRPDFLSPATTDIAGLLAAVVTKARALGERDWVLALGDDLPADLVLDAQRITQALLALADNAVKHTGPGTRIEIGAGLGSGGTGTTLRCWVHDAGPGVAPADRERIFQRFGRAAVPEGDEGFGLGLSIVAAIAEAHGGRAYADPAPGAGARFVVEVPAVRPDPTDTEELSWPAS
- a CDS encoding response regulator transcription factor; protein product: MARILIVEDEERIASFVAKGLRAEGHQTTVAGDGLTGLDHALSGDFDLLVLDIGLPRLDGFAVLDQLRAQGSRMPVIVLTARDSVTDTVTALEGGADDYMPKPFRFAELNARVKLRLRRLAPADGAADVLDHLSAGRVHLDLRTRRATVAGREVELSAREFALAEIFLRHAGQVLSREQLLDHVWGLDFDPGSNVVDVYVGYLRRKLGADTITTVRGMGYRLDR
- a CDS encoding serine/threonine-protein kinase; amino-acid sequence: MSTVELSSWHFAEGDAITPELTAQRLLGGGSAYEAYLAFDEITYGPVVVKVVRPAEADDERTVRALVREATALDVAHHPVVVRGLRHDAEGPRPHLVLEHVEGPSLTRLIRRHRRLSPQQYLPLAIDLASALHFFRHADVCHLDIKPSNVIMGDPARMIDLSVARPDAEAAALTTPIGTDAYLAPEQAAPGTAYGVPGYASDVWGLGTTLFHAVAGVRAFREGDPDAVEPAARFPQLLDAPAELPEDVPAAVAKVVHAMLEPDPADRPAPREVAEALEPELAALPAPRLSWKS
- a CDS encoding CGNR zinc finger domain-containing protein, whose translation is MLVKPYARPLLDVMIGLLNEPPADADEVAARWVAAGMPLESRPRESDLAVVGACLAAWARMVDAVDEAARVVVLNELLARYAGPPTVTDHDGSGWHVHHRPDDASLGEILAASSAVAAADHLTAHGMHRLGRCALDECGRAFADHSRPGRQRYCSHACANRDAVRRHRRARSS
- a CDS encoding peroxiredoxin — protein: MRPDAAGPATSALGIELGGPAPDFTLRDQFGQDTTLSSYRGVKAVALVFYPFAFSGVCTGEMNAFRTRLDEFLTFDTEVLAISCDPVYALRAFSDADGLNFPLLSDFWPHGEVARAYGVFDERGGSAERSSYVVDKAGRLSWAVHHPKPAARSADELLEALRAAAG